The following DNA comes from Synechococcus sp. CC9616.
GACCTGATTTTTTGGCTGGTTTGGCCATGGGCCTGAAATGCTCGGGGGCTTTGGGAATAGGTGGGGCTTATTTCTTCTTGCCGGCGACGGTCTTACGGGCACCACGGCGGGTGCGCGCGTTGGTGCGGGTGCGTTGGCCCCGGACAGGCAGGCTCATCCGATGGCGGCGACCGCGCAGACAGCCGATGTCTTGGAGTCGCTTGAGGGCCATGCCCTCCTGTCGGCGCAAGTCACCTTCGATCGTGAAGGATTCAGTGGCACCTCGAAGTTTCTGAACATCTCCATCATCGAGATCCTTGACTCGGATGTCGGGATTCACACCTGATTTTGACAGGATGGTTCGTGCCCGGTTCGGGCCGATTCCATAGATGTAAGTGAGGGCCACTTCAACCCGCTTGTCGCGGGGAATGTCAACGCCGGCGATCCGTGCCAATGAATTTCAAGAGGGAAGGTACAGAGGCCTCCAGTTCGTAGGAGGCGGCAAACAGAGTGGCAGGGGCACATGTGACCCAAGCCTGGAAATCTCGCCGAGCTTCAGCCCTGGCGCTGCTTGTTGCGAGGACGCTTCTTATTGATCACGTAGATGCGACCTCTGCGCCTGACGATTTGATCGTCAGGACTAATTTTCTTAACCGACGATCGCACCTTCATGAGGCGTGGCTCTCCAGATTTCCAAACGACAACCCTAACACGCGGGTCAACTGAAGCTTTTCTCCAGCCGTTCAGCAATTGCGTCCATGCTTCCTTGTGCCTCAATGGAGGTCAGCAAACCCTTGGCCTTATAGAAGTCAATTAAGGGTGCAGTTTTGTCGCGGTAAACCTCAAGACGGTTGCGGATCACTGCTTCCGTGTCATCGGCACGGCCGCGGGCCAGCAGACGTTCGATCAGCACACCGTCATCCAGCTCCAGCAACACAACAGCATCAATCGGCTGCTGCAGTTCTGACAGGAGTTTGTCGAGAGCTTCTGCTTGCGGAACGGTTCTTGGGAAACCGTCCAGCAGCCAGCCACCCCCATTCAGGGCTTTCATCTGACTCTCGACGATGGCCAGCACAAGGGCATCGCTCACCAGTTCTCCGCGATTCATCACGGCTTCCGCCTCCTGCCCCAGAGCGGTTCCAGCGGCCACCTCGGAACGCAGAAGATCCCCCGTGGACAGATGTTTGATGCCGTGTGCCTGGCAGAGGCGGGCGGCCTGGGTGCCTTTGCCAGCTCCAGGCGGGCCAAGGAAAAGGAGGCGGGATTTCATGGCAGATGGATCGAAAGGCAGGGATGGTTGGTGGCGTCGCTCGCGTTAACGCCTGTCGCGTTCACTGACGCACCAGGCCCTCATATCGCTGGGAAATGACATAGG
Coding sequences within:
- the rpsM gene encoding 30S ribosomal protein S13 — protein: MARIAGVDIPRDKRVEVALTYIYGIGPNRARTILSKSGVNPDIRVKDLDDGDVQKLRGATESFTIEGDLRRQEGMALKRLQDIGCLRGRRHRMSLPVRGQRTRTNARTRRGARKTVAGKKK
- the rpmJ gene encoding 50S ribosomal protein L36, which codes for MKVRSSVKKISPDDQIVRRRGRIYVINKKRPRNKQRQG
- a CDS encoding adenylate kinase, yielding MKSRLLFLGPPGAGKGTQAARLCQAHGIKHLSTGDLLRSEVAAGTALGQEAEAVMNRGELVSDALVLAIVESQMKALNGGGWLLDGFPRTVPQAEALDKLLSELQQPIDAVVLLELDDGVLIERLLARGRADDTEAVIRNRLEVYRDKTAPLIDFYKAKGLLTSIEAQGSMDAIAERLEKSFS